A genomic stretch from Triplophysa dalaica isolate WHDGS20190420 chromosome 4, ASM1584641v1, whole genome shotgun sequence includes:
- the ssh1a gene encoding protein phosphatase Slingshot homolog 1 isoform X4 produces MINILRSEDRIKLAVRLESAWSDRVRYMVVVYTSGRQDTEEHILLGMDFSNKDSKNCSIGMVLPLWSDTKIHLDGDGGFSMTTAGRTHIFKPVSVQAMWSALQILHKACEVSRRFNYFPGGMTLTWMGYYESCIGSDQSSINEWNAMQDLETLRPDSPAVFVDKPTERERTECLIKTKLRSVMMCQDLENITSKEIRNELEQLMNRNLKEYKEFIDNEMLLILGQMDKATIIFDHLYLGSEWNASNLEELQETGVGYILNVTREIDNFFPGTFCYHNVRVYDDEATDLLAHWNDTYNFIVKAKKTQSKCLVHCKMGVSRSASTVIAYAMKEYGWSLEKAYNFVKQKRSITRPNASFMRQLAEYEGILDASKQRHNRLWHPDSECDHPDCQQAAAPCCSNAEGITHNPTTPGITVCCEPTAHSSPISLDLDPAHPQNFHYYFRCLSDSALDSEPSTPIHAPPLVDVNRVYIEVADVEKDALLDENLPLPHFAVPGDGTAAQTRSRGAEPLEELRLRLEFSTVQEENEEEAQKEQEEMESKPSDDRGIDLASLNHTCNENSNNNNHRKQHNLTECANLKLHTKARPGPGSPFISRTTQSALLEVNRQGLAPLPLHSAPSISIQTPPCANSVTAKCGKLASDVCLDANAMPLGNTDKPESKSLDQDNGTSLQENKVEGDVMQTETDSKGSENEGDVKRMESACTSQQQETLMQLQRSGLVRRRTERLEKLSGLFQERARANEQRGACSSKSEDATNNSIDTDPYHTCFGTRTDFSTEAAVPLTNETLLAALGSGGLTPVSSPHGSTLTRSSSSDSIRSVRGKPGLVRQRAQEIEARMRLAGLTVPSRLKRSNSLAKLGSLTFSSEDLCSACSSDVGTLLMLSLSPEPERSVTPDWVRPWPSSPPSTSTDMDLLNQGDAGPGESRS; encoded by the exons TAAGAACTGCTCCATTGGGATGGTGCTGCCCCTGTGGAGTGATACCAAGATTCATTTAGATGGAGATGG GGGCTTCAGTATGACTACGGCGGGGCGCACGCACATCTTCAAACCTGTGTCAGTGCAGGCCATGTG GTCAGCACTACAGATTCTGCACAAGGCGTGTGAGGTATCACGCAGGTTTAACTACTTTCCCGGTGGCATGACCCTCACGTGGATGGGCTACTATGAGAGCTGTATCGGCTCCGACCAGAGCTCCATCAACGAGTGGAATGCCATGCAGGACCTGGAGACATTACGACCGGATTCTCCCGCAGTCTTCGTAGACAA GCCgacggagagagaaagaaccGAATGCTTAATCAAAACCAAACTCAGGAGCGTCATGATGTGCCAGGACCTGGAAAATATCACGTCCAAAGAG ATCCGTAATGAGCTGGAGCAGCTGATGAACCGTAATCTGAAGGAGTATAAAGAGTTCATAGACAACGAGATGCTGCTTATCCTTGGCCAGATGGACAAAGCCACTATCATCTTTGACCATCTTTATCTG GGCTCTGAATGGAATGCTTCCAATCTAGAGGAACTACAGGAAACTGG GGTGGGGTATATCCTAAATGTTACGCGGGAAATCGATAACTTCTTTCCGGGTACATTCTGCTACCATAACGTCCGAGTGTACGACGATGAGGCCACAGATTTGCTGGCACACTGGAATGATACCTACAACTTCATTGTCAAAGCAAA GAAGACTCAGTCCAAATGTTTGGTTCACTGTAAAATGGGTGTAAGCCGGTCTGCCTCCACAGTTATAGCCTATGCTATGAAAGAATACGGCTGGTCTTTGGAGAAGGCTTATAACTTTGTCAAACAGAAGCGCAGTATCACTCGCCCCAACGCCAGCTTTATGAGACAGCTGGCGGAGTATGAGGGCATACTGGATGCCAG TAAACAGCGGCATAACCGTCTCTGGCATCCTGATTCAGAATGTGATCACCCCGACTGCCAGCAGGCCGCTGCCCCATGCTGTTCAAACGCTGAGGGCATCACCCACAACCCCACAACTCCTGGAATAACAGTTTGCTGTGAGCCCACAGCCCACTCGTCTCCCATTAGCCTGGATCTGGACCCCGCCCACCCACAAAACTTCCACTACTACTTCCGCTGTCTGTCCGACTCCGCCCTCGACAGCGAACCATCAACGCCAATCCATGCACCACCTTTGGTAGATGTGAATCGCGTGTACATCGAGGTTGCAGATGTAGAGAAAGATGCGCTTCTTGATGAAAATCTTCCTTTACCCCACTTTGCCGTTCCTGGGGACGGTACGGCCGCTCAGACGCGTTCCCGAGGGGCGGAGCCTCTGGAGGAACTGCGACTGCGGTTGGAGTTCAGCACGGTGCAGGAGGAGAATGAGGAGGAGGCTCAGAAGGAGCAAGAGGAGATGGAGTCGAAGCCGTCGGATGATAGAGGGATCGATCTGGCGAGCCTGAACCATACGTGCAATGAGAATTCCAACAACAACAATcacagaaaacaacacaatctcact GAATGTGCCAATCTGAAGCTGCATACTAAGGCTAGGCCTGGTCCTGGCTCGCCATTCATTTCCAGGACCACCCAGAGCGCTCTGTTAGAGGTTAACAGACAAGGCCTTGCCCCTTTACCCCTCCACAGCGCGCCCAGTATCTCCATTCAAACGCCACCCTGTGCCAACTCTGTGACAGCCAAGTGCGGCAAGCTTGCCTCTGATGTGTGCCTTGATGCCAATGCAATGCCCTTAGGAAATACTGACAAACCAGAAAGCAAATCCCTTGACCAGGATAATGGGACATCGCTGCAGGAGAACAAGGTGGAAGGAGATGTAATGCAAACAGAGACAGATTCAAAGGGTTCTGAGAATGAGGGAGATGTCAAACGTATGGAGTCTGCATGCACATCACAACAACAAGAAACTCTGATGCAGTTGCAAAGGTCCGGACTGGTTCGCCGTCGCACGGAGCGCTTGGAAAAACTCTCCGGGCTTTTCCAGGAGCGTGCACGTGCCAATGAGCAACGGGGTGCTTGTTCTAGCAAATCTGAGGATGCAACCAACAATTCGATTGATACTGACCCATACCACACTTGTTTCGGAACACGGACAGATTTCTCGACCGAAGCGGCAGTGCCATTGACGAACGAGACCTTGCTGGCCGCTCTCGGTTCGGGCGGACTGACGCCCGTCTCGTCCCCGCATGGTTCCACGCTCACCCGCAGTTCCAGTAGCGACAGTATCCGCAGCGTCCGGGGGAAACCAGGGCTCGTGCGTCAACGCGCGCAGGAAATCGAGGCTCGAATGCGTCTAGCGGGACTTACAGTACCGTCACGACTTAAGCGTTCCAACTCTCTCGCCAAACTGGGCAGCCTCACGTTCTCCTCGGAGGACTTATGTTCGGCGTGCTCCTCCGACGTAGGAACGCTACTAATGCTCTCGCTGTCTCCAGAGCCTGAACGCTCGGTCACCCCAGACTGGGTCAGACCTTGGCCATCTTCCCCTCCCTCGACGTCCACCGATATGGACCTTTTAAACCAAGGAGATGCGGGACCTGGGGAGTCCAGGAGCTGA